A window of Paracholeplasma manati genomic DNA:
GATGTGGTTGCAGAATTTTCTGGCAATAAAAAAGCGATTGAACAAAGCTTTAAATACATTAAAAAAGGTGGACACATGTCGTTGCTTGGCATCGCATCTGAAAAAATTGAGATTGATATTTCTACCGATGTGGTCTTTAAAGGCATCACCATTTATGGCGTTACAGGTCGTAAGATGTATGAAAACTGGGATCAAGTATCTGCCCTCTTAGAATCCAAAAAGATTCGTTTAGACAAGATTGTCACCCATGTGATCTCGATGAAAGATTATGAAGAAGCCTTTAAAATCATGGCTTCCGGCAATAGTGGTAAAGTTGTACTCATTCCATAGGAGGTTACGATGAACTTTTTAGAAGAAAAGGTCAATGCTTTGAAAGAAGCAGGCATTTACCGTGAATTACCAATAAACGATACACCGATTGACGCCATCATTGAACTCAATGGTAAAAAAGTCATCAATTTGTGTTCAAATAATTACTTAGGGTTTGCTAACCACAAAAGACTCATTGAAGCGTCTAAAAAAGCTTTAGATCAGTATGGGGTTGGCGCAGGTGCGGTGAGAACCATTGTCGGTAACATGCGAATCCACGAAGCACTCGAAGAAACCATCGCGAAATTCAAAAAGGAAGAAGCTGCTTTGGTTTATCAAAGTGGATTCTTATGTAATTTAGGGGTCATTCAAGCGGTAACCACAGAAAAAGACTTGATTTTATCCGATGAACTTAACCACGCTTCAATCATTGATGGTGTGAAGTTATCGAAAGCAGATAAAGCCGTTTATAAGCATTCAAATATGGCGGATTTGGAACGTTTATTGATAGAAAAGCGCAGTCAATATGAACAAGTATTGATCATCACCGATGGGGTATTCTCCATGGATGGGGATTTGGCTAAATTGCCTGAAATTGTCAAACTAGCCAAACAATATAACGCACTTACCTACGTTGACGATGCCCATGGTTCAGGGGTTTTGGGTGAACATGGCCGCGGAACAGTCGACCATTTTCATCTCCATGGGCAAGTCGATTTTATCATTGGTACCTTGTCTAAAGCCATCGGCGTGGTCGGTGGTTATGTGTGTGGTTCGAAAGCCATGAAATCCTATTTATTACACAGAAGTAGACCGCACTTGTTTTCAACTTCGATGCAACCAAGTGCAGCCGCAGCCATCATCGAGGCGTTTCATATGTTGGAATCCTCCGATGAATACACCCTCAAACTTTGGGATAACGCCAGATATTTAAAGTCTAAACTTCAACAGCTTGGCTTTGATATTGGTCATTCAGAAACCCCAATCACCCCAATCATGATTGGTGATGAAGTAAAAACCATGGCATTTTCCAAACAATTGTTAGATAATGGTGTATATGTATCAGGCATCATTTTCCCTACCGTATCCAAAGGTAAAGGCAGAATTCGTGTGATGGTATCCGCATTACACGATAAAGACATTCTAGACCGCGCGGTAGACATCATCGAAAAAACAGCCAAATCGATGCATATCCTGTGAGGTGGATGTATGTTTATACTGGTAGAAACGAAAGAAAACATCAAAAAAATTTCTAAAATGTCTAGAACCATTTGGACAGAAGCGTACAAAAAAATCTTATCCAAAGAACAAATCGATTATATGCTGACCACGTTTTTATCGGTACAGTCGATCAAAGAACAGATCAATACCGGTTATGAGTATTTCATCATTAAAGGCGATAAACCTGTGGGGTTCGCTGCGATTAAAGATGAATCTGACAAAGTGTTTTTATCAAAGATTTACATTTATAAAGAATACCGTAACCAAGGGTTTATGCGTGGTTTTATCGATAAACTGAAAGAACGCAAAAAACCCATTTATTTGACTGTTAATAAATATAATCTAGACGCCATCAAAGCCTATCAAAAAATGGGTTTTGAAATTAAAAAAGAACTCATTACAGACATAGGTAAAGGCTATGTGATGGACGATTATGTTTTGGAGCTAGCGGTATGACGTTTAAAGATATTTACCATCAAGAATCGGAAAAACCTTATTTTCAGCAGCTCAAAACGTTCATTCAACAAGAACGTTTAAACAAAACAATCTATCCCAAAAAAGACGATTTATTTAAGGCTTTTGACCTGACCCCATTCGATCAAATCAAAGTAGTCATCATTGGTCAAGACCCTTATCATGGCGAAGGACAAGCCCATGGCTTGTGTTTTTCCGTGAATAAAGGCATCCAAATCCCGCCTTCTTTACAAAATATCTATAAGGAGATTGAATCCTCTTTAGGGGTTAAAATGCCTAAACATGGGGATTTAACCCACTGGGCCAAACAAGGGGTATTGTTATTAAATACCATTTTGACGGTTGAAGCGAACAAACCATTATCACACCAAAATAAAGGGTGGGAAACCTTCACTTTAGAAATCATCAAAGCCATCAACCGTTTGAATCAACCCATTTGTTTCCTATTGTTTGGGGCTCATGCAAGAAGTTTTAAACCTTATTTAACCAACCCAAAGCATTGCATTTTAGAAACCTCACACCCATCCCCACTGTCCAATTATCGTGGTTTTTCTGGTAGTCAGGTATTTTTGAAATGTAACCAATTCTTACAAAATCAAGGTGTTCAAACAATCCAGTGGCAGGAATGATGAAACCGTGATAAAATAACCTTACAGAGTAATAAGGAAGCGTTAAGTGATCAACCATGGGATGTCGGGTTGGTACGAACACGAATGTGGCGGTTTCCTTATGCGTCCGCTGTAAGTTTTTATGGTGGATCTCTAGTAGATGGAGGTCTTTTATTTTGAAAAGAAGTGTGAAGTATTTGGCTTTAGCAGGCGTGCTAACCGCACTGTCTGTGGCACTCGATGTGTTTGTCAAACAAATCGTGCCTGTATTGAATTTTGGGCTACCTTATTATGCTATACCACTCATCATCGGCGGTATCGTATTAGGTCCAATTTATGGCTTAATGATGGGGTTTGTCAGTGATTTTATTGGGTTTCAACTCGCTCCACAAGGCGACTATATTTTGTTATTCTCGATCAGTGCGATGGCTTGGGGATTGATTCCTGGGTTATTTTTAAAACACAAATCGGGTTTAATTCGTATTGTCGTTGTGTTGTTTTTAACCCACGTTTTCGCAACCGCTTCAAACACAGGTTCGATGTTCTTGTATGGTTGGGGCGATTACGCCATGGCCAGTCTCGCCTTAAGATTGTGGATGTTGCCAGTGAATGTGGCGATTCTCAGTTTCATTACCTTCTTCCTAAACACCCGCTTACAAGCGGTTTACGAAGATTTCTTGTTTCAAAAATAGATCATAAACGCCTACATCCAAGGCGTTTTTATTTTTTATCAAATTAATTCAAAAAAATTCAAAGAGATATTCATTTTATGAAAAGATAGGCGTATAATGTAAGTAGAGGTGATTTTTTATGTTAGAAATCAAAAATGTTGTTAAAACCTACAATAAAACCAAACGTGCCAATGATGGTATCACGTTATCGATTGAAAAAGGCGATTTATTTGGCTTCGTTGGACACAACGGTGCTGGTAAAACCACCCTTTTAAAAGCCGTTGCAGGCATCATTGATTTTGATTCAGGCGAAATCCTAGTCGATGGGTATTCCATCCAAAAAGACCCGTTAGCGGTCAAACAACGCATCGCTTATATCCCGGATAATCCAGATATTTATGAATCTCTCAGTGGGATTGAATATTTGAATTTCATCGGAGATGTCTTCAAAGTGCCTGTATTGGAACGTAAGTCACTGATTGAAGCGTATGCGAAAAAGTTTGAATTGGATCAAGTTTTAAACCACCCAATTTCGTCGTATTCTCATGGGATGAAGCAAAAATTGGTCATCATCAGTGCGCTCATTCATAAACCTAAACTCTTATTATTAGATGAGCCTTTCGTTGGATTAGACCCGAAAGCGGCGTTTTTATTGAAAGAAGAATTTAAAGCCCTTTGCGAAGCGGGGTCTAGCATCTTTTTCTCAACCCACGTACTAGAAGTCGTTGAAAAGCTATGTAATAAAGTCGCCATCATCAAACAAGGGAAGATTGTTGCGGGCGGGTATACCCAAGACATCATCAAAGACCAAACCTTAGAACACCTATTCATGGAGATTGCGAGTGAAGCCTAATGTATCTTAAACTCGTCTCTGTATTTTTTAAAGAAAACTTTTCCTTAAAGCGACTTTTCGGGTTTGATTTAAAGAAAAATAAAACCAAAACCGTGTTGATTGGCTTCGCGATCATCTACGCCCTCGCCGCTTATATGTTTGGCTTTGGTTTCATGTTCTTTGATTTGGCTGATATCATGAATCAGGCCAATCAAATCCAAGTCATCTTGTCCTTTTCCGTTACCTATGTCATTGGACTATCGGTGATGATGACATTATTTAGAGCCAGTGGGTATTTGTTTCATTATAAAGATTATGATATTTTAGCCCCACTACCCATCCCTGATTTCATCGTGTTATTAGGTAAAATAACAGTAATGTTACTGATGATCTATATCACATCGTTCATCTTTGTATTACCCATCGCATTCGCTTACTTTTTCTTCAAAGGCATTTCGGTATTATCCTTAGTTTACTTCTTGATTGGGTTTATCTTAACACCACTGATTCCACTTGTCGTTTTGGCATTCGTATCGTTAGGACTCGATTACATCACCAAGAAACTGCCTTTCGCAAAAATCCTCAATATCATTTTATTGTTCGCGATATTCATCGGTATCTTCGCGTTATCCTTTTCATTCAATGACCCAGAAGTGAACCCACTCACTGGTCAAGTCGATATGGTCAAAGGATTGAGTGATGTTTACCCACTCATTGGTTGGTACATCGATGGTGTACATGACTTAAATCACCTATCAATGTTGTATTACATATTGGTATCGGTTGGCGTGTTTGGTTTATTTATATTGCTTGTAAATCCAGTCATTCGTAAAACCAACCAATCGAAGACCAAAGGGTACATCAGTAAGAAAACCAAAGTCAATTACGACTCTAAAGGGTTGGTATTTACGATGGTGATCAAAGAGATTAAAAAATACTTTTCAGTGCCTATCTACGCAGTGAATACAGGGTTAGGTCCAGTCATCTTGTTGGTTTTAGGCATCGCGTCATTTTTCTTCAAATCGGATATTGAAAGCATCCTTGTGCAAATGATGGAAGTGGATATGTCACTTGAACCTTTATTACTCATCTTATTTGGATTTTCAATTGTCATGACGTATACCCCTGCGGTGAGTCTATCGTTAGAAGGTAAAAACTTCTGGATTATCAAGAGTTTACCGATTGAACCGAGAAATGTGATGATTTCTAAAATCATTTTCAACTTGATTTTGATTGTTCCGATTGGTTTGATCAGTTTAGTCATGTTGGGATTCAATTTAGCCATCGATCCATTATCAATCATCGTTATGATGTATGTGGTGGTTGGATTATCTGTCCTTTCATCCTTGATCAATGCGTATTTAAATTTATTCATGCCTAAGTTTGATTTCCAAAATGAAGTAGAAGTCGTCAAACAAAGCATCGCTTCTTTGGTCGGTATCTTCGGTGGATTCGCCCTCATCGTGACCTTCGGATTTGCGTATTATTATTTGAATAAAGTGATTACCACACAAGCCTCACTATTCATTATAGGGACACTGATGGCAGTCTTATCAACCCTACTTTATATCTATTTAAAGCCACTATCGGAGAAACAATTCAGACAGTTCTAAAAATAAAACTGCACAGCGATGTGCAGTTTGTTTTGTTATTTGGTGGATTCTCTTTCAATCAATTTAACATCCAAGACACTGTGGAAATCCCCTAAGGATTCTTCGTTTAACAGTTTAACCAATGACTCTAACGCAAGTTCGCCCATGCGTCTGATTGGTTGTTCGATGGTTGTGATGGTTGGCGATACCAACGTGGTATACACGATGTTATCAAAACCAACGATTTGAACTTCCTCAGGCACTTTTCTACCTAATTTCTGTAAGATGTTTTGAGCGTGTATCGCTAA
This region includes:
- a CDS encoding zinc-binding dehydrogenase → IEVNPFRMNLARELGADLVINPRDTDVIQAVLKETNGLGVDVVAEFSGNKKAIEQSFKYIKKGGHMSLLGIASEKIEIDISTDVVFKGITIYGVTGRKMYENWDQVSALLESKKIRLDKIVTHVISMKDYEEAFKIMASGNSGKVVLIP
- a CDS encoding glycine C-acetyltransferase, coding for MNFLEEKVNALKEAGIYRELPINDTPIDAIIELNGKKVINLCSNNYLGFANHKRLIEASKKALDQYGVGAGAVRTIVGNMRIHEALEETIAKFKKEEAALVYQSGFLCNLGVIQAVTTEKDLILSDELNHASIIDGVKLSKADKAVYKHSNMADLERLLIEKRSQYEQVLIITDGVFSMDGDLAKLPEIVKLAKQYNALTYVDDAHGSGVLGEHGRGTVDHFHLHGQVDFIIGTLSKAIGVVGGYVCGSKAMKSYLLHRSRPHLFSTSMQPSAAAAIIEAFHMLESSDEYTLKLWDNARYLKSKLQQLGFDIGHSETPITPIMIGDEVKTMAFSKQLLDNGVYVSGIIFPTVSKGKGRIRVMVSALHDKDILDRAVDIIEKTAKSMHIL
- a CDS encoding GNAT family N-acetyltransferase, coding for MFILVETKENIKKISKMSRTIWTEAYKKILSKEQIDYMLTTFLSVQSIKEQINTGYEYFIIKGDKPVGFAAIKDESDKVFLSKIYIYKEYRNQGFMRGFIDKLKERKKPIYLTVNKYNLDAIKAYQKMGFEIKKELITDIGKGYVMDDYVLELAV
- the ung gene encoding uracil-DNA glycosylase, coding for MTFKDIYHQESEKPYFQQLKTFIQQERLNKTIYPKKDDLFKAFDLTPFDQIKVVIIGQDPYHGEGQAHGLCFSVNKGIQIPPSLQNIYKEIESSLGVKMPKHGDLTHWAKQGVLLLNTILTVEANKPLSHQNKGWETFTLEIIKAINRLNQPICFLLFGAHARSFKPYLTNPKHCILETSHPSPLSNYRGFSGSQVFLKCNQFLQNQGVQTIQWQE
- a CDS encoding folate family ECF transporter S component; protein product: MKRSVKYLALAGVLTALSVALDVFVKQIVPVLNFGLPYYAIPLIIGGIVLGPIYGLMMGFVSDFIGFQLAPQGDYILLFSISAMAWGLIPGLFLKHKSGLIRIVVVLFLTHVFATASNTGSMFLYGWGDYAMASLALRLWMLPVNVAILSFITFFLNTRLQAVYEDFLFQK
- a CDS encoding ABC transporter ATP-binding protein, which gives rise to MLEIKNVVKTYNKTKRANDGITLSIEKGDLFGFVGHNGAGKTTLLKAVAGIIDFDSGEILVDGYSIQKDPLAVKQRIAYIPDNPDIYESLSGIEYLNFIGDVFKVPVLERKSLIEAYAKKFELDQVLNHPISSYSHGMKQKLVIISALIHKPKLLLLDEPFVGLDPKAAFLLKEEFKALCEAGSSIFFSTHVLEVVEKLCNKVAIIKQGKIVAGGYTQDIIKDQTLEHLFMEIASEA